Proteins encoded together in one Microcebus murinus isolate Inina chromosome 18, M.murinus_Inina_mat1.0, whole genome shotgun sequence window:
- the GGT6 gene encoding glutathione hydrolase 6 isoform X1 has translation MDPAAGPVLYQKLLLWEPSLESGEEEDEGETLEPLVPDPWRPQDSSGNKAGRLPTAWAGLAAALLLLAVGCSLAVWQIQTNGGSTGSLGPVAPPPRGHAHPPGVYHHGAIISPAATCSHLGRELLVAGGNVVDAGVGAALCLAVVHPHATGLGAMFWGLFHNSSSGNATALMPGPVQTLAPGLALPAALPTLHLLHARFGRLPWQHLLVGPATLAQKGFLVDAPLARALAARGTDGLCPLLCHADGTPLGPGARATNPKLAAVLHRAALAPTADLAGDALLSLLARDPGVEAPSAGPRPTLEPALQLPMPQGILFTTPGPSAGPELLAQLEAALPSGTPNPEPCPPLPQTVVTPASSILATVDSSGSVLLLTSSLNSSFGSGHLSPNTGVLLSNLVARSATSTWACPLILHSSPDDTEADVLGLVASGTPDVARAMTQALLSHLAGPQTQAQHQQQAQEGQMESASACGQGTLLQVAAHAEHAHVSSVPSDCCPLQGF, from the exons ATGGACCCCGCAGCAGGGCCTGTGCTCTATCAGAAGCTGCTGCTCTGGGAGCCGAGCTTGGAGTCCGGGGAGGAGGAAGACGAGGGGGAGACATTGGAGCCGCTGGTTCCCGACCCCTGGAGGCCCCAGGACTCCTCTGG GAACAAGGCCGGTAGGCTGCCCACAGCCTGGGCCGGACTCGCGGCagccctgctgctgctggccgTTGGCTGCTCCCTGGCTGTGTGGCAGATCCAGACTAATGGTGGCTCGACAGGAAGCTTGGGCCCTGTGGCCCCTCCACCCAGAGGACACGCACACCCCCCAGGTGTATACCACCATGGCGCTATCATCAGCCCTGCAG CCACGTGCTCCCACCTGGGCCGAGAGCTGCTTGTTGCTGGGGGCAATGTCGTGGACGCAGGAGTTGGAGCTGCTTTGTGCCTGGCGGTGGTGCATCCTCATGCCACAGGGCTAG GTGCCATGTTCTGGGGCCTCTTCCACAACAGCTCCTCAGGCAATGCAACTGCCCTAATGCCAGGCCCAGTACAGACCCTGGCCCCCGGCCTGGCGCTGCCTGCAGCTCTACCTACCCTGCACTTGCTGCATGCACGCTTCGGCCGCCTGCCCTGGCAACACCTGCTGGTGGGCCCCGCCACGCTGGCTCAAAAGGGCTTCCTGGTAGACGCGCCCCTGGCAAGGGCTCTGGCAGCTCGGGGCACAGATGGCCTCTGTCCACTGCTTTGCCACGCCGATGGGACACCCCTGGGCCCTGGGGCCCGAGCTACCAACCCCAAACTGGCAGCTGTGCTACACAGGGCAGCACTGGCCCCCACTGCAGACCTTGCCGGGGATGCCCTACTGAGTCTGCTGGCCAGAGACCCGGGGGTGGAGGCACCCTCTGCTGGGCCCAGGCCTACCTTGGAGCCAGCACTGCAGCTACCTATGCCCCAGGGCATCCTGTTCACCACCCCTGGCCCCTCTGCTGGCCCAGAACTGCTGGCACAGCTGGAGGCAGCTTTACCCTCTGGGACGCCCAACCCTGAACCCTGCCCCCCACTCCCGCAAACTGTTGTGACCCCTGCCAGCAGCATTCTGGCCACCGTGGACAGCAGCGGCTCTGTGCTCCTTCTCACCTCCTCCCTCAACAGCTCCTTTGGCTCTGGACACCTGTCTCCAAACACTGGGGTTCTGCTGAGCAACCTGGTGGCCAGGTCTGCAACTAGCACCTGGGCCTGCCCCCTCATCCTCCACAGCAGCCCAGATGACACTGAGGCCGATGTGTTGGGGCTGGTGGCTTCAGGAACCCCTGATGTGGCCAGAGCCATGACTCAGGCCTTACTCAGCCATCTGGCAGGGCCCCAAACCCAGGCCCAGCACCAGCAACAGGCTCAGGAAGGACAAATGGAGAGTGCCAGTGCTTGTGGCCAAGGGACCCTGCTCCAGGTGGCAGCCCATGCAGAGCATGCCCATGTCTCCAGTGTCCCCAGTGACTGCTGCCCCTTACAGGGGTTCTAA
- the GGT6 gene encoding glutathione hydrolase 6 isoform X2, with product MDPAAGPVLYQKLLLWEPSLESGEEEDEGETLEPLVPDPWRPQDSSGNKAGRLPTAWAGLAAALLLLAVGCSLAVWQIQTNGGSTGSLGPVAPPPRGHAHPPGVYHHGAIISPAATCSHLGRELLVAGGNVVDAGVGAALCLAVVHPHATGLDCCDPCQQHSGHRGQQRLCAPSHLLPQQLLWLWTPVSKHWGSAEQPGGQVCN from the exons ATGGACCCCGCAGCAGGGCCTGTGCTCTATCAGAAGCTGCTGCTCTGGGAGCCGAGCTTGGAGTCCGGGGAGGAGGAAGACGAGGGGGAGACATTGGAGCCGCTGGTTCCCGACCCCTGGAGGCCCCAGGACTCCTCTGG GAACAAGGCCGGTAGGCTGCCCACAGCCTGGGCCGGACTCGCGGCagccctgctgctgctggccgTTGGCTGCTCCCTGGCTGTGTGGCAGATCCAGACTAATGGTGGCTCGACAGGAAGCTTGGGCCCTGTGGCCCCTCCACCCAGAGGACACGCACACCCCCCAGGTGTATACCACCATGGCGCTATCATCAGCCCTGCAG CCACGTGCTCCCACCTGGGCCGAGAGCTGCTTGTTGCTGGGGGCAATGTCGTGGACGCAGGAGTTGGAGCTGCTTTGTGCCTGGCGGTGGTGCATCCTCATGCCACAGGGCTAG ACTGTTGTGACCCCTGCCAGCAGCATTCTGGCCACCGTGGACAGCAGCGGCTCTGTGCTCCTTCTCACCTCCTCCCTCAACAGCTCCTTTGGCTCTGGACACCTGTCTCCAAACACTGGGGTTCTGCTGAGCAACCTGGTGGCCAGGTCTGCAACTAG